One window of the Nasonia vitripennis strain AsymCx chromosome 5 unlocalized genomic scaffold, Nvit_psr_1.1 chr5_random0001, whole genome shotgun sequence genome contains the following:
- the LOC116417550 gene encoding probable elastin-binding protein EbpS encodes MDEYVPRSTAFYRRSMYAINNDSSEDENFRNPLDTSLLSTSNSDVISDNTNSILSLNARSSEFDNSQDVLNSPEQHNDSEESQIANQSPVNQRFFIGLLNEADDNESEDNPISNDSTESGEDTDEDRDSENESILSFNENRLDYDPYHELRDLLNKHEMNIPVDIPVSAN; translated from the exons atggATGAATACGTTCCAAGATCTACTGCATTTTATCGCCGATCAATGTATGCAATTAATAACGATAGCAGTGAAGATGAAAACTTTAGA aatCCGTTAGATACATCTTTACTATCAACGAGTAACTCTGATGTTATATCGGACAACACAAATTCAATCCTATCACTAAATGCACGTTCATCAGAGTTTGATAATTCTCAAGATGTTTTAAATAGTCCAGAGCAACat AACGATTCTGAAGAATCACAAATTGCGAATCAAAGTCCAGTGAATCAGAGATTTTTTATTGGACTACTCAATGAAGCAGATGATAACGAATCCGAA gaCAACCCAATAAGTAACGATTCTACTGAAAGTGGAGAGGATACTGATGAGGATCGTGATTCCGAAAATGAAAGTATTTTATCTTTTAACGAAAATAGACTAGATTATGACCCATATCATGAATTACGAGATTTGTTGAACAAACATGAAATGAATATTCCTGTTGACATTCCTGTAAGTGCAA ACTGA
- the LOC107981990 gene encoding SUN domain-containing protein 2, whose translation MNEITDENDDDEKNNGRNESNSQNDNINNHDDKKMKPLEDNEIESVKFFVAVKFIDDKEKHHVIVTSDKVLKFDPVKTERKKYKNPYKVLKYDTDRQQEFAVPANILDHSDSLVDLKNQHKRYVYPKSRLSDALEKLAQESESEDDGLDTKDQIKKDRKDKVMRQKKNQTVPSNTRKNVNKCDNMQMVDKQTQRELIKRKAQQLLKDNETVSSMKQMKMNKVSANYKLDFSNNT comes from the exons ATGAATGAAATCACCGATgaaaatgatgatgatgagaaAAACAATGGAAGGAATGAGAGTAACAGTCAGAATGACAATATAAACAATcatgatgataaaaaaatgaaaccaCTTGAGGACAATGAGATTGAAAgtgttaaattttttgttgCTGTCAAATTTATTGACGACAAGGAGAAACATCATGTTATTGTAACCTCAGATAAAGTACTAAAGTTCGATCCAGTAAAGACAGAAcgtaaaaagtataaaaatccatacaaagttttaaaatacgACACTGACAGACAACAAGAATTTGCAGTAcctgctaatattttagacCATTCAG ATTCGTTAGTGGATCTGAAAAATCAACACAAAAGATACGTTTATCCAAAGTCTAGGTTAAGTGATGCTCTAGAAAAGCTAGCTCAAGAGTCAGAAAGCGAGGATGATGGTTTAGATACCAAAGATCAAATTAAGAAAGATAGAAAAGATAAAGT AATgcgacaaaagaaaaaccaGACTGTGCCTTCTAATacaagaaaaaatgtaaataaatgcgaTAACATGCAGATGGTTGATAAGCAGACGCAGAGAGAattgattaaaagaaaagcACAACAATTGCTCAAAGATAATGAAACGGTATCAAGTATGAAgcaaatgaaaatgaataaagtttCAGCAAATTACAAATTAGATTTTTCTAATAATACTTAA
- the LOC116417549 gene encoding uncharacterized protein LOC116417549, producing MNCSSSYTTDEEMEYLEHRDVTTIIVGYVDAITAPAKAPGKNDLLFKFVVSNGNRRIPILVWDVDLINKLSKEICSSRVVSINGGHCRAVAPSKIKDESNLVPFEVIIKENTEVSFLGYHNLQNQTTNQLQKATFDNIHTLEGLIEISGYIRTKFSLLHNRSGHMTYGLGAITDGIKKITVQVKQFTECEVEIGDYVTVTGILKGQDSLVTIFCDSINNIKLDAEKPALTAAEVQRGSRPVKRIRTSDKKC from the exons atgaattgtaGTTCTTCTTATACAACCGATGAGGAGATGGAGTATTTGGAACATCGTGATGTAACCAC AATCATTGTGGGGTATGTCGATGCAATTACTGCTCCTGCAAAAGCTCCTGGCAAGaacgatttattatttaaatttgttgTATCAAATGGAAACAGACGCATTCCTATTCTTGTATGGGACGTAGAtcttatcaataaattatctAAAGAAATTTGTTCTAGCAGG gtAGTAAGTATTAATGGTGGCCACTGTCGAGCTGTTGCCCCATCGAAAATCAAGGACGAAAGTAATTTGGTCCCATTTGAAGTAATAATAAAGGAAAATACAGAAGTTTCTTTTTTGGGCTATCACAACTTACAAAATCAAACGACGAATCAACTTCAAAAGGCCACTTTTGATAACATACACACTTTAGAAGGACTAATAG aaatttcTGGCTACATAAGAACGAAGTTTTCGTTATTGCACAATCGTAGTGGCCATATGACTTATGGATTAGGAGCAATCACCGATgggattaaaaaaatcactgtTCAAGTGAAACAGTTTACGGAATGTGAGGTTGAAATTGGAGATTATGTCACTGTTACAGGAATATTAAAAGGCCAAG actCCCTTGTAACAATTTTTTGCGATAGCATCAATAACATAAAGTTGGATGCTGAAAAACCAGCTTTAACAGCAGCAGAAGTTCAACGTGGTAGCCGACCAGTTAAACGCATACGCACAAGTgacaaaaaatgttga